Sequence from the Janthinobacterium lividum genome:
CCATGCCGCGCGCCGCCTACCTGCTGGGCAAGCTGCTGGGCTACGGAGCGCTGGCGGCCATGCCCGCCATACTCTTCGGCCTGTTGATGGCGCTGTTCGCTGCGCCCGCGCAATGCGCGCTGTGGGCGCTGTCGCTGCTGGGCGAACTGTGGATCGTCGCCGCCTTCAGCCTGCTGTGCGCGGCCAGCCTGCAGCAGGCCCTGCCTGCGCTGGCCGCCACCGGCGGCTTTTATCTGCTGGCGCGCATGCTGGGCAGCCTGCAACTGCTGGCCCACGGCCCGCAAGCGGGCGACTCCTGGCCGCAGCGCGCCATGACCGGCGCCATCGATGTGCTGGCCCTGTTGCTGCCCCGCCTCGACGCCTTTACACGCACGGAGTGGCTGCTGTACGCGACGGGCGACTGGCAAGCCCTGGCCAATGTAGCGGCGCAAACCTGCATTTATGTGGCCTTGCTGGCCAGCTGCGCGCTGTGCGACTTTTACCGCAGGAACATCTGATGGCGGCGACCACCCAGCGTCCCTGGTCCAAGGTGCCGCGCCCCCTGTGCTGGCTGCTGGCGGCATGCCTGCTGCTGCAGCTGGGCTGGCGCCTGGCGCAGCAGCATGCTCCCGCCCAGGCGCGTCCGCTGCCCGCCGCGCCGCCGGCTGGCGTGGCGCGCCTGGCCAGCCTCGGCGAACCGCTGGCCATGGCTAAGGCCATGTTGCTATACCTGCAGTCGTTCGAAGACCAGGCCGGCGTCAGCCTGCCGTGGCGCGAACTCGACTATGACCGCCTGGCCGGCTGGCTGGAGACGGCGCAAACGCTCGATCCGCGCAGCCGGTATGCGCTGGTGGCCGCCAGCGAAGTGTATGCCGGCGTAGCCGACCCGCAACGCGCGCGGCGCATGCTCAATTTTGTCGCCGCCAGCTTTGCGGCCGACCCGCAGCGCCGCTGGCCCGCCATGGCGCAGGCGGTGCTGGTGGCAAAACACCAGTTACACGATTTGCCGCTGGCGCTCGGCTATGCGCGCGCGCTGCGCCAGCAGGCGACAGGACCGCATGTGCCGGCGTGGGTACGCGAAATGGAAGCGTTCATCCTGGAAGACATGGACCAGCTCGACAGCGCCCGCCTGGTGATCGGCGGCCTGATCGCCAGCGGCCAGATCAGCGACCCGCACGAACTGGCGTTCCTCGCGCGCCGGCTCGACGAGCTTGCCAAGAAGAAAGCAAGGGCGGCGCCATGAGCCGCTGTCCGAAAGGCCATGCGCATCCGGCATCAATTGCAGTAAACTGCCATCTCAAGCTGTCGTACTTTTTTTTCAAGGAAACCCCATGCACCCACGCCGCCAGCACGGCTTTACGCTCGTAGAAATCGCCATCGTCCTGGTCATCATCGGCTTGCTGCTCGGTGGCGTGCTCAAGGGGCAAGGCTTGATCGACAGCGCCAAGGTGAAAAACATCATCCAGCAATCGAATGCGCTGACGGCCGCCGTCAACGCCTACCAGGACAAGTTCCGCGCCCTGCCCGGCGACGATATCCAGGGCACCGTGCACGTGCCCAATTCGGCCGGCAATGGCAATGGCGACGGCCAGATCGGCGATGGCCAGCCGCGCGAATTTACCCTCGCGCCGCAGCACCTGGCGCTGGGCGGCTTCATTATCGGCTCGTTCAACGGCACTTCGCAATTCATGACCAGCGCCCAGGGCGGCGCCGTCTACCTGTACAACGATGAAGTGGGCGGCCGCGCCGGCAACGGCATCCGCTTCGACAACCTGCCGGAGAGCTACGCGGAGCAGATCGACAGCAAACTCGACGATGGTGTGGCCAGCACGGGCAGCGTCCGGGCGAACATGCCCTACGGCAATGCCGGTGCTATCATTCCCCGCACCGCCGTCTTTTTCTGAGCCTCCAGTCACTATCAAAGGAATACCATGCCACTGCACCGCAAACTCATCGTTTCCCTGGCCGCCGCCTGCGCCTTGCTGGCCGGTAGCGCGCAAGCCCAATACGTGGGACCGACGACCGGCCCGGCCGCGCCCGGCAATGTGGCGGCCATCCTGAAAAATCCCGTCGACGACCAGGCCGTCGTGCTGCGCGGCCATTTGCTGCGCAAAGTGGGCAACGAGAAATACACCTTCTCCGATGGTACGGCGGAAATCCGCGTGGACATCGACGACAAGGTCTTCATGAACCGCAAGATCGATGCCAAGACCCGGGTGGAAATCCGCGGTGAAGTGGAAAAAGACTTCATGGAAAGCCCGGAAATCGATGTCGACGTGCTGACCCTGGTCCAGTAAGCCACCTTGCCATCCCGCCGCCACGGCGGGATGGGCATTACCCCTCTTCTGTATGCCTTGCGCAACCTTTTTTCCATGCCGGAAACTAGGCTTGTCAGAACAATCAATTTCGTCTAGCATCTTTTCATTCAACGTCAGCCAGCGCCAGCGTGAGCCTGCCTGTCGATTCATCCATTCTGGGAGCTTTCCGGGTGCAAGATTTGCCTTCGATACGCTCAAGAATTTCATGGCTGGTGCTCGCCTGGGTCATTCCGACGGCGCTGGTATTTCTGCTGCTCGTGGCGCAAAGCTACACGCGTGAACGCGACCATGTCGTCAGCGAAACGGCGCAGGCGGCGCGGGCTGTCGCGGCAGCCGTCGAACGCGACCTGAACGGCGCCCAGATGGCCGCGCGCATCCTGGCCGATTCGCCCGCCCTGCAAGCCGGCGACATCGGCGCCCTGCGGGCCATGGCCGCCAGCCTGCTGCAGCCGGGCATGGCCGTCAGCGGCTTCATCGTCTCCGACGCCAAGGGCCGCCAGCTGATCAATACAGCCCTGCCCGCCAGCCAGGCGCCGTCGCCCTTGCCGCAAAAATGGGCCGCCAGCATGGAGCGCACGCGCGACTACGGCAAGCCGCGGCTGACCAGCCTGGCCAAGACGCCGGACAGCATGCCGCAGCTGGCCCTGAATCTGCCGCTGCCACGCAAGCAGGGAAGCGCCTACGTGCTGACAGCCCTGTACCCGCCCGACTACCTGTCCGTGCTGCTGCGCGAGCTGCACCTGCCAGCCTACCTGGGCGCGGCCATCATCAATGCCGATGGCATCAACGTGGCGCGCACCCTGGCGCCGCAGCGCTATGTGGGCCAGCGCACTGCGGCGCCCCTGCTGGAACAGATAAGCCAGGCGCGCGAAGGCGTGCTGCGCCATGCCACCCTGGAAGGCATCGATGTGTATACGGGCTTTCGCCGCGCCCCGGACGCCGCCTGGACGGTGGCCGTCACCATGCGCACCAGCACGGTGGCAGAAGCGCTGCTGCGCTCGGTAGTCACGGGATCCGTCATCCTGGCGCTGCTGCTGGCCGCCGGCTTTGCCCTGGCCTGGCGCGTGGGCGGCCGCCTGGCCCGCACCCTGCAGGAACTGACGCAGCAGATCCACGCGCTGGCGCAAGGCAAACCCTTGCTTTCGAACAAGCACACGGACCGCGAATCGGCCGACATGGCCAGCGCCCTGGGCACGCTGGAGCGCGACCTGCGGCGCCACCGCACGCAACTGGAAAGCCTGGTGGCCGAACGCACGCTGGCCCTGGAAAAATCCACGCGGCTGCTGGAAACCGTGTACGCGACGGCGCCGATCGGCATGCTGTTCGTGGACCTGGACTTGCGCATCGTCATGATCAACCACTACCTGGCCGCCATCAACGGCGCCAGCGTGGCGCAGCACCTGGGCCGCCCCGTGGGCGCCATGCTGTTCGACGACGCCGTGCGCGCGGAGGTGGAACGTTGCGTGCGCCAGGTGCTGGAGACGGGACAGCCCATTGTCGACATCGAATTGAAAGGCCATAGCGGCCAGCAGCGCGAGCAGCTGAGTCACTGGATCGTCTCGTATCACCCGATTTTCGGCCCGGAACAGCAGTTGCTGGGCGTATCGGGCCTGTGGCTGGACATTACCGAGCGCAAGCGCAGCGAAGCGGAATTTCGCCGTTCAAAACACCTGTTTGGCACCATCATCGAAAACATCCCGGCCATGGTCTTCGTCAAGCGCGCCGACAAGCTGAGCTTTGAAATGATCAACCGCCACGCGGAGCTGACGCTGGGACGCTCGCGCGAGCAATTGCTGGGCAAGACGGACCACGATTTCTTCCCGCCGCAGCAGGCGTCCGCCTTCGTCAGCGCCGACCGCAAGCTGCTGGCCACGGGGCAGATGGTGGAAATCGAACAGGAAGCGATCAATACGGCCGATGGCACGACGCGCCACTTCACCACGCGCAAGGTAGTCTTGCGCGACGATGCCGGGCGCGCCAGCCATGTGCTGGGGGTGTCGATCGATATCACGGAACGCAAGCGCGCCACCGAGGTGCTGCACGCCGCCACCTGGCGCCTGGAACAGAATGAGCGCTTCATCCGCACCGTCACCGACAACCTGCCCGGCATGGTGTCGTACTGGGGCGCCGATTTGCGTTGCCTATTTGCAAATAAATTCTACAACGAATGGTTTGGCCGCAGCAGCGCCGAGCTGGCCGGCATCCACATGAGCGAATTGCTGGGGCAGGAACTGTTCGACGTGTATGCGCCCCACGTCGAGGGCGTGCTGGCGGGCCGGCCGCAAAGCTTCGAGCGCGACCTGCTCGATCCCGGCGGCCAGGTGTGCCACACGTGGACCAATTACATCCCCGATTTCGACGACAGCGGCCGCGTGCGGGGCTTCTTCGTGCTGGCCTCGGACGTCTCCGAACTCAAGCGCACGGAATTGCGCCTGCACGAACTCAATGAACAGATGGTGCGCGCGCGCGACAAGGCCGAGGCGGCCAGCATCGCGAAGAGCGAATTCGTCGCCAACATGAGCCATGAAATCCGCACGCCGATGAACGCCATCATCGGCCTGGCGCGGCTGCTGGAAGAGTCGCCGCTGGAACGGCGCGAGCGCAGCTATGTCGGCAAGATCCAGATGGCCACGCAATCACTGCTCAATATCGTCAACGACGTGCTCGATTTTTCCAAGATCGAGGCGGGGCAGATGGTGCTGGAACAGCGCCGTTTCCAGCTCGAACGCATGCTCGACAGCGTAGGCGTGTTGCTGGCCAGCAGCGCCTGGGCGCGCGGCGTGGAACCCGTCTTCGTGCTCGCCCCCGGCGTGCCGGACGAACTGATCGGCGACGCCCTGCGCGTGGAACAGATACTCATCAACCTGGTGGGCAATGCCGTCAAGTTCACCTCGCATGGCGAAGTGGTGCTGGCCATCGGCAAGGTGGCCGAGGATGCTGCCAGCGCCACCCTCGAGTTTTCCGTGCGCGACACGGGCATCGGCATCGGCGCGGCCGAACAGGAACGCATCTTCGACGCGTTTTCCCAGGGCGACAGCGGCACCAGCCGCAAATACGGCGGCACGGGACTGGGGCTGGCCATCTGCCGGCGCATGGTGGAATTGATGGGAGGCACCCTCAGCGTGACAAGCGCGCTGGGCAAGGGCTCCGACTTCCGCTTCAGCTGCCGCTTCGACAAGGTGGCGCCGCCGCCCGAGCCGCCCGGCAAGGGCGTGCCCAAGGCCCTGTCGCTGCTGATCATCGACGACAACGCCAGCGTGCGCGCCATGCTGGAAGACTGGTGCGCGGCGCAGGGCTGGCACAGCCGCAGCGCCGACAGCGGCGCGGCCGGCCTGGCGCTGCTGCGCGCCCATGCCAGCGGCGGGCCGGCGCACGATCTTGTGTTGCTCGACGCGGCCATGCCCGGCATGGATGGCATTTCCATGCTCACCGAGGCGCGCGCCGATGCGCTCCTGGCGCTGCC
This genomic interval carries:
- a CDS encoding ABC transporter permease subunit — translated: MPMLLPALTIARYTLLEALRSRLPWLFLLAACGAAALAGFLQQLALTESGAVQAALLAATLRLASIFLLATFIITSMAREAADRGLELLLALPMPRAAYLLGKLLGYGALAAMPAILFGLLMALFAAPAQCALWALSLLGELWIVAAFSLLCAASLQQALPALAATGGFYLLARMLGSLQLLAHGPQAGDSWPQRAMTGAIDVLALLLPRLDAFTRTEWLLYATGDWQALANVAAQTCIYVALLASCALCDFYRRNI
- a CDS encoding prepilin-type N-terminal cleavage/methylation domain-containing protein: MHPRRQHGFTLVEIAIVLVIIGLLLGGVLKGQGLIDSAKVKNIIQQSNALTAAVNAYQDKFRALPGDDIQGTVHVPNSAGNGNGDGQIGDGQPREFTLAPQHLALGGFIIGSFNGTSQFMTSAQGGAVYLYNDEVGGRAGNGIRFDNLPESYAEQIDSKLDDGVASTGSVRANMPYGNAGAIIPRTAVFF
- a CDS encoding YgiW/YdeI family stress tolerance OB fold protein, with protein sequence MPLHRKLIVSLAAACALLAGSAQAQYVGPTTGPAAPGNVAAILKNPVDDQAVVLRGHLLRKVGNEKYTFSDGTAEIRVDIDDKVFMNRKIDAKTRVEIRGEVEKDFMESPEIDVDVLTLVQ
- a CDS encoding PAS domain-containing protein; protein product: MLAWVIPTALVFLLLVAQSYTRERDHVVSETAQAARAVAAAVERDLNGAQMAARILADSPALQAGDIGALRAMAASLLQPGMAVSGFIVSDAKGRQLINTALPASQAPSPLPQKWAASMERTRDYGKPRLTSLAKTPDSMPQLALNLPLPRKQGSAYVLTALYPPDYLSVLLRELHLPAYLGAAIINADGINVARTLAPQRYVGQRTAAPLLEQISQAREGVLRHATLEGIDVYTGFRRAPDAAWTVAVTMRTSTVAEALLRSVVTGSVILALLLAAGFALAWRVGGRLARTLQELTQQIHALAQGKPLLSNKHTDRESADMASALGTLERDLRRHRTQLESLVAERTLALEKSTRLLETVYATAPIGMLFVDLDLRIVMINHYLAAINGASVAQHLGRPVGAMLFDDAVRAEVERCVRQVLETGQPIVDIELKGHSGQQREQLSHWIVSYHPIFGPEQQLLGVSGLWLDITERKRSEAEFRRSKHLFGTIIENIPAMVFVKRADKLSFEMINRHAELTLGRSREQLLGKTDHDFFPPQQASAFVSADRKLLATGQMVEIEQEAINTADGTTRHFTTRKVVLRDDAGRASHVLGVSIDITERKRATEVLHAATWRLEQNERFIRTVTDNLPGMVSYWGADLRCLFANKFYNEWFGRSSAELAGIHMSELLGQELFDVYAPHVEGVLAGRPQSFERDLLDPGGQVCHTWTNYIPDFDDSGRVRGFFVLASDVSELKRTELRLHELNEQMVRARDKAEAASIAKSEFVANMSHEIRTPMNAIIGLARLLEESPLERRERSYVGKIQMATQSLLNIVNDVLDFSKIEAGQMVLEQRRFQLERMLDSVGVLLASSAWARGVEPVFVLAPGVPDELIGDALRVEQILINLVGNAVKFTSHGEVVLAIGKVAEDAASATLEFSVRDTGIGIGAAEQERIFDAFSQGDSGTSRKYGGTGLGLAICRRMVELMGGTLSVTSALGKGSDFRFSCRFDKVAPPPEPPGKGVPKALSLLIIDDNASVRAMLEDWCAAQGWHSRSADSGAAGLALLRAHASGGPAHDLVLLDAAMPGMDGISMLTEARADALLALPPVIMLVADQDSENLERLADSLMLAGIVSKPATPARLLAAVTAVREGRSSPSALPVSTPLSGLLTGMRVLLVEDNEINQEVAQYILLHSGARVAVAANGRLAVDLLTSTPDAWDVVLMDLQMPVMNGYDATLAIRALGLPDLPIIAMTANAMDEDRLRAIASGMNAHVAKPIDVDEMIQTLTRLVRAPLASGDGAAQAGNAATQTLDLPAAVPGIDLAAALHRFGGDYGAFLALLKRFENSQGDAVEETRRLLAAGQAPQAAQLLHRVCGVAANLGATQIASLAAETEKTLKTGRSHATAALLGRLEQAMAEVIEAARTLPSPLRRSQPAAAAPGSGPLDLHAGLSELLVLIHNNNLKALAQFHALHPAIQQSDREAALAMAHAIETLNFAEAEKLVLDQLKREENK